The following are from one region of the Pseudomonadales bacterium genome:
- a CDS encoding rubredoxin produces MRKWQCIVCGWIYDEAEGYEDENIAPGTRWEDVPEDFVCPECGVSKEDFEMIEIG; encoded by the coding sequence ATGCGTAAATGGCAGTGCATCGTCTGCGGCTGGATCTACGACGAGGCCGAAGGCTACGAAGATGAAAACATCGCCCCCGGCACCCGCTGGGAAGATGTCCCGGAGGATTTCGTGTGCCCCGAGTGTGGCGTCAGCAAGGAAGACTTCGAGATGATCGAGATCGGCTGA
- the ubiA gene encoding 4-hydroxybenzoate octaprenyltransferase, whose protein sequence is MLRHKINYRPYLQLMRLDKPVGTLLLLWPTLAALFLAAGNWPPLHLVLVFAAGTLLMRTAGCVINDLADRDFDGAVARTANRPLATRRIPIAHAFGILVLLLLASAALLLALNPITRWLALAGVAIAALYPFLKRWTYLPQVGLGAAFSWGLPMAYAAVQGEVPPVAWLLFIASLLWIVAYDTLYAMVDRDDDLKVGIRSTAILFGSADRLMVGLLQTATLTTLLMLASQQDYAGFFQAGVVAAGGFFVYQQYLIRDRTKAGCFAAFLNNVWVGFALFLGSVAEVVLASGTAPV, encoded by the coding sequence ATGCTGCGACACAAAATCAACTACCGACCCTACCTTCAGCTGATGCGGCTCGATAAGCCGGTGGGCACACTGCTGCTGCTCTGGCCTACTCTCGCCGCCCTGTTTCTGGCAGCCGGAAACTGGCCGCCCCTGCACCTAGTTCTGGTGTTTGCCGCCGGCACATTGCTGATGCGTACCGCAGGCTGCGTGATCAACGACCTCGCGGACCGCGACTTCGACGGCGCCGTCGCACGCACCGCGAATCGACCCCTGGCAACCCGGCGCATTCCCATCGCTCACGCCTTCGGCATTCTCGTCCTCCTGCTGCTGGCCAGTGCTGCACTGCTGCTTGCGCTCAATCCGATTACGCGCTGGCTGGCCCTCGCCGGTGTCGCCATCGCCGCCCTCTATCCCTTTCTGAAACGCTGGACCTATCTGCCTCAGGTCGGCCTGGGCGCTGCATTCAGCTGGGGACTGCCTATGGCCTACGCTGCCGTGCAGGGCGAAGTGCCCCCCGTGGCCTGGCTGCTGTTCATCGCGAGCCTGCTGTGGATCGTGGCCTATGACACCCTCTATGCAATGGTCGACCGGGACGATGATCTCAAGGTCGGTATCCGTTCCACCGCCATCCTGTTCGGGTCGGCGGACCGCCTGATGGTCGGTCTGCTGCAGACGGCCACGCTGACCACACTGCTGATGCTGGCTTCTCAGCAGGACTATGCAGGATTCTTTCAGGCAGGCGTTGTCGCCGCCGGAGGCTTCTTCGTCTACCAGCAGTATCTGATCCGCGATCGCACCAAAGCCGGATGCTTCGCAGCCTTTCTCAACAATGTCTGGGTCGGGTTTGCGCTGTTCCTCGGCAGTGTGGCTGAGGTTGTGCTGGCCAGCGGGACGGCACCGGTCTGA
- a CDS encoding HDOD domain-containing protein, which yields MPESSRASGASPPPDLPRWSNPPMAARVRGLIMCDSQGEVQVVAPEVGLIEHGRLNQTLQRQLRARMYDLEECTSAVPGDYRLPVVVDQCLIQKSELALAGAIPGEYFRIRGEALAQQSFETRIFPFTAPVQLDQPSGSRDADRIRIDAAVSRFTERRIQQRLDQTLHIPPLPEAARRIIALQATDDYDLKDLVAIIETDPSIAARIMGWANSAFYHVNPPANSIDDAVMRVLGFDTVLSMALGMSLGASLRLPESHVNGLPSYWLDAVYTAATMEALARQVPAGQRPERGLCYLAGLLANFGTLVLGHVFPPQYREICLLQEVNRHLPHLHADTHILGVGREVLASALLEQWELPEPICDAIRFQHAADYRGANATYVNLLRVARQALGNQGITDLPPAGLLPAVEDARLGISEVQLDSVVTLIRDSRDQLDGLAAAM from the coding sequence ATGCCCGAATCCAGCCGCGCCTCCGGCGCATCCCCGCCGCCCGATCTGCCCCGCTGGAGCAACCCGCCCATGGCGGCCCGGGTCCGGGGACTGATCATGTGCGACAGCCAGGGTGAAGTGCAGGTGGTCGCACCCGAAGTCGGGCTCATCGAACACGGCCGCCTCAACCAGACCCTGCAGCGGCAACTCCGGGCCCGCATGTACGATCTCGAAGAGTGCACGAGCGCGGTACCGGGTGACTATCGCCTGCCCGTGGTAGTCGATCAGTGCCTCATTCAGAAATCCGAGCTGGCCCTCGCGGGGGCGATCCCCGGGGAGTACTTCCGCATCCGGGGCGAGGCCCTGGCCCAGCAGTCATTTGAAACCCGCATATTTCCGTTTACTGCCCCGGTGCAGCTCGATCAGCCCAGCGGCAGCCGCGATGCGGACAGGATCCGCATCGATGCCGCGGTGAGCCGCTTTACCGAGCGCCGCATCCAGCAGCGGCTTGACCAGACCCTGCACATTCCACCTCTGCCCGAGGCCGCACGCCGCATCATCGCCCTGCAGGCGACGGACGATTATGACCTCAAGGATCTGGTGGCCATCATCGAGACCGACCCGAGCATCGCCGCCCGCATCATGGGCTGGGCCAACTCGGCCTTCTATCATGTGAATCCGCCCGCAAACTCCATAGATGACGCCGTCATGCGCGTGCTCGGTTTCGACACGGTGCTGAGTATGGCTCTGGGCATGTCGCTGGGTGCCTCACTGAGGCTGCCCGAGTCCCACGTGAACGGTCTGCCCTCCTACTGGCTGGACGCGGTATACACGGCGGCCACCATGGAAGCACTGGCGCGGCAGGTGCCTGCCGGTCAGCGTCCCGAGCGGGGTCTCTGCTATCTGGCCGGCCTGCTCGCCAATTTCGGGACTCTGGTGCTCGGCCATGTTTTCCCGCCCCAGTATCGGGAAATCTGTCTCCTGCAGGAGGTCAACCGCCATCTGCCTCACCTCCACGCAGACACCCACATCCTCGGTGTGGGTCGCGAGGTGCTGGCCAGCGCGCTGCTCGAACAGTGGGAACTGCCGGAGCCGATCTGTGATGCAATCCGCTTCCAGCACGCCGCCGACTATCGGGGCGCGAACGCAACCTATGTGAACCTGCTGCGCGTCGCACGCCAGGCACTGGGAAATCAGGGCATCACCGATCTGCCCCCGGCGGGGCTGCTGCCCGCGGTGGAAGACGCGCGTCTGGGAATCTCCGAGGTTCAACTCGACAGTGTGGTCACGCTGATCCGGGATTCACGGGATCAGCTGGATGGACTGGCAGCCGCGATGTAG
- a CDS encoding enoyl-CoA hydratase-related protein, producing MELKATELAIEDGIGVITLARPDRLNAWTGRMHTEYRHCLAELDSDPAVRVIVVTGKGRGFCVGGDAEALAGHAKKGGYDPGTPETLARPGYGTDSSFDASFAYHFGLRKPVLAALNGPAAGVGLALACFADLRFAAAGARFTTAHGKLNLPAEYGLSWLLPRMIGLTRANELLLSSRVFTAEEALSLGLVNEVHAPEAVLGATLDYARRLMHSVSPGSLRQTRWQVYRDLHRDVASAVVDSEALLNAMMREPDYAEGVSAFLEKRPPRWRGMDDGGSDAPENSGL from the coding sequence ATGGAGCTCAAAGCAACGGAGCTGGCTATCGAAGACGGTATCGGGGTGATCACCCTGGCGCGCCCCGACAGGCTCAATGCCTGGACCGGCAGGATGCACACCGAATACCGCCACTGTCTGGCCGAACTGGACTCTGATCCGGCCGTGCGCGTCATCGTCGTGACCGGCAAAGGACGGGGATTCTGTGTGGGCGGCGATGCCGAAGCGCTGGCCGGTCATGCAAAGAAGGGCGGCTACGATCCCGGTACTCCGGAGACCCTGGCGCGACCCGGCTACGGCACAGACAGCAGTTTCGATGCGAGTTTCGCCTACCATTTCGGACTGCGGAAACCGGTGCTGGCAGCGCTGAATGGCCCGGCGGCCGGGGTCGGACTGGCACTGGCCTGTTTCGCCGACCTGCGCTTCGCTGCTGCGGGCGCGCGCTTCACCACCGCCCACGGCAAGCTGAATCTGCCTGCCGAGTACGGGCTGTCCTGGCTGCTGCCGCGCATGATCGGTCTGACCCGGGCCAACGAACTGCTGCTGTCGAGCCGTGTCTTCACTGCGGAAGAGGCTCTCTCCCTGGGTCTGGTGAATGAAGTCCATGCTCCGGAGGCAGTACTTGGAGCCACCCTCGATTACGCGCGTCGACTGATGCACAGCGTATCCCCCGGCTCGCTGCGGCAGACGCGCTGGCAGGTCTACCGGGACCTGCACCGGGATGTGGCATCCGCCGTTGTCGATTCGGAAGCGCTGCTCAATGCCATGATGCGCGAGCCCGACTATGCCGAAGGTGTGAGTGCGTTCCTGGAGAAGCGCCCGCCGCGCTGGCGCGGCATGGACGATGGCGGATCGGACGCCCCTGAAAATAGTGGCCTGTAG
- a CDS encoding TRAP transporter small permease subunit, producing the protein MRTTHFIDRITRSIGHTVSWCMAIMVASTLLVVLLRYLAGDGSIVLQEAVLYLHATSFMLGIGYALQQDAHVRVDVFYTRRSPAGKAWVNLSGHLFLLVPVAVTILWTSLPYVAASWRVLEGSPEVGGIPGIFLLKSLLPLTAGLLLLQGVAESVRSISLLRRGVPVDGR; encoded by the coding sequence ATGCGCACCACCCATTTCATCGATCGGATCACCCGCAGCATCGGACATACCGTGTCCTGGTGCATGGCCATCATGGTGGCATCTACTCTGCTGGTGGTGCTGCTCCGCTATCTGGCGGGCGACGGTTCCATTGTTCTGCAGGAAGCCGTGCTCTACCTGCACGCCACCAGCTTCATGCTCGGCATCGGCTACGCGCTGCAGCAGGACGCCCATGTGCGTGTCGACGTTTTCTACACCCGCCGCAGTCCGGCAGGCAAAGCCTGGGTGAATCTGTCTGGTCACCTGTTTCTACTGGTACCGGTGGCAGTCACCATACTCTGGACCAGCCTGCCCTATGTGGCGGCATCCTGGCGGGTGCTGGAAGGTTCGCCGGAAGTCGGCGGCATTCCGGGGATTTTTCTGCTGAAGAGCCTGCTGCCTCTGACCGCCGGTCTGCTGCTGTTACAGGGCGTGGCAGAAAGCGTTCGCTCGATCAGCCTGCTTCGCCGCGGTGTCCCGGTCGATGGACGCTGA
- a CDS encoding dicarboxylate/amino acid:cation symporter, which yields MNLTVRILIGMAAGVVLGLGVQALGLPAEHWLRSVVVDGFVDAGGDIFIRSLMLMVVPLVFISLICGAASLGSHGNMGRVGGKTIGLYLLTTSIAISVALLLATIVAPGEGARGKEVVLTEFVAKDPTPIKDTFVNIFPTNPVAAMAEGNMLQVILFALLLGIALSRSGPAGTRLLALFDDLNTVMMKLITLLIELAPLGVFCLMTTLFASVGWQEIYKLLAYFLTVVVALLVHAGIVFPTLLTLLGRVSPVKFFVKMREPMLVAFSTASSGATLPVTLRTVEQRLGVKNEVAAFAIPLGATINMDGTAIMQGVATVFIAQFYAIDLTLADYLMVILTATMASIGTAGVPGVGLIMLAMVLNQVGLPVEGIVLIIGVDRLLDMLRTSVNITGDAMVATIVAKSENDLDLAVFEDPDAGRVIPKKAHAD from the coding sequence ATGAACCTGACCGTCCGTATTCTCATCGGCATGGCTGCCGGCGTCGTGCTGGGGCTGGGTGTGCAGGCACTCGGTCTGCCGGCAGAGCACTGGTTGCGCAGTGTCGTCGTGGATGGCTTTGTCGATGCCGGTGGCGACATCTTCATCCGCTCGCTGATGCTCATGGTGGTTCCCCTGGTCTTCATTTCCCTGATCTGCGGTGCGGCCAGCCTCGGCAGTCATGGCAACATGGGCCGGGTCGGCGGTAAAACCATCGGCCTGTATCTGCTGACGACCTCAATCGCGATCTCGGTCGCACTGCTGCTGGCCACCATCGTGGCACCCGGTGAAGGCGCGCGGGGTAAGGAAGTGGTCTTGACCGAGTTCGTGGCGAAAGATCCGACACCGATCAAAGACACGTTCGTGAACATCTTCCCCACCAATCCGGTTGCGGCCATGGCGGAAGGCAACATGCTGCAGGTCATTCTGTTTGCGCTGCTGCTGGGCATTGCTCTGAGTCGCAGCGGTCCGGCAGGGACCCGGCTGCTGGCGCTTTTCGACGATCTCAATACCGTGATGATGAAACTCATCACACTGCTGATCGAGCTTGCACCATTGGGCGTCTTCTGTCTGATGACGACGCTGTTTGCCTCGGTCGGCTGGCAGGAAATCTACAAACTGCTCGCCTATTTTCTGACCGTGGTTGTGGCGCTGCTGGTTCATGCCGGCATTGTCTTCCCGACCCTGCTGACTCTGCTTGGCCGGGTGAGTCCGGTGAAATTCTTTGTGAAGATGCGGGAGCCGATGCTGGTGGCTTTTTCCACGGCGTCCAGCGGCGCCACGCTGCCTGTCACCCTGCGCACGGTGGAGCAACGGCTCGGAGTGAAAAATGAAGTCGCCGCCTTCGCCATACCTTTAGGTGCGACCATCAACATGGACGGCACCGCCATCATGCAGGGTGTGGCCACGGTCTTCATCGCCCAGTTCTATGCCATCGACCTGACGCTGGCCGACTATCTGATGGTGATCCTTACAGCAACCATGGCATCGATCGGTACGGCTGGCGTACCCGGCGTCGGCCTCATCATGCTGGCCATGGTGCTCAATCAGGTCGGCCTGCCGGTGGAAGGCATCGTGCTGATCATCGGTGTGGACCGTCTTCTCGACATGCTGCGCACTTCCGTGAACATCACCGGCGACGCCATGGTGGCGACCATCGTGGCGAAGTCCGAAAACGATCTGGATCTGGCGGTGTTCGAAGACCCGGATGCAGGTCGGGTGATCCCGAAGAAGGCGCACGCTGACTGA
- the recG gene encoding ATP-dependent DNA helicase RecG, which produces MAGPIDPQQPVTALRGVGPSLAEKLARLGVERLLDLLLHLPSRYQDRTRIVPLGALRADQEGLVSGRIVAARLTYGRRRSLLVTLEDGTGFLNLRLFYFSRAQQAALQPGIYVQAYGRARFGHESLELVHPEYRTFHEPPGTPEGTLTPVYPITQGLGQARLRALTGQLLERDWPEGEGLPFAALKFLHRPPPAATPEDIAHVQATVARDELTAYYLVMRRRQALRQQQPAVPLPQAQHLGRQLLKNLGFALTGAQKRVVREVLEDLTEAKPMWRLLQGDVGAGKTVVAAFAAIRACEHGCQTALMAPTEILAEQHYLTFSEWLTPLGIRVVLLTGSQSARERNQALAAIGSGEAQVAVGTHALFQDQVVFRRLVLTIVDEQHRFGVHQRMALRAKGELPHQLVMTATPIPRTLTMALYADMDVSVIDELPSGRRPIETRVLADGRRDEVIARMAVQLERGEQAYWICPLIEESDEVPAASVETTAAHLIEALPRIQVGVLHGRMKGEEKAAIMARFKAADIQLLVATTVVEVGVDVPNATLMVIENPERLGLAQLHQLRGRVGRGRAQSHCVLLYHGPLSEVSRARLEVIRSSQDGFYIAEQDLVLRGPGDLMGLRQTGEQQFRIADLREHAHMIPEAVALGDRLLAEDPETVTQLLRIWAPADTGPIGV; this is translated from the coding sequence GTGGCGGGGCCCATTGACCCCCAGCAGCCGGTAACCGCGCTCAGAGGCGTCGGGCCCAGTCTGGCGGAGAAGCTGGCCCGCCTCGGGGTCGAGCGCCTGCTCGATCTGCTGCTGCATCTGCCCAGCCGCTACCAGGATCGCACGCGCATCGTGCCACTGGGTGCCCTGCGCGCAGATCAGGAGGGGCTGGTGTCGGGCCGGATCGTTGCCGCTCGACTGACCTACGGTCGTCGCCGCAGCCTGCTGGTGACCCTCGAGGATGGCACCGGCTTCCTGAATCTGCGCCTGTTCTACTTTTCCCGTGCCCAGCAGGCAGCGCTGCAGCCCGGCATCTACGTGCAGGCCTACGGCCGCGCCCGGTTCGGTCATGAGTCTCTGGAGCTGGTGCATCCCGAATACCGGACCTTTCACGAACCGCCAGGCACACCCGAGGGCACGCTGACCCCCGTGTACCCCATCACCCAGGGCCTGGGTCAGGCGCGCCTGCGCGCGCTCACCGGCCAGCTGCTCGAGCGGGACTGGCCCGAGGGCGAGGGACTGCCCTTCGCTGCCCTGAAATTTCTCCATCGGCCGCCGCCGGCTGCCACTCCGGAGGACATCGCCCATGTCCAGGCAACCGTCGCCCGGGACGAGCTCACTGCCTACTATCTGGTCATGCGGCGGCGTCAGGCGCTGCGCCAGCAACAGCCCGCCGTGCCATTGCCCCAGGCCCAACACCTCGGCCGGCAACTGCTGAAGAACCTGGGATTTGCGCTCACCGGCGCACAAAAACGCGTTGTGCGTGAGGTGCTGGAGGATCTCACCGAGGCCAAACCCATGTGGCGACTGCTGCAGGGTGATGTCGGTGCGGGCAAGACGGTGGTCGCCGCTTTCGCCGCGATCCGCGCCTGCGAGCACGGCTGCCAGACGGCCCTGATGGCCCCCACTGAGATCCTCGCAGAACAACACTATCTGACCTTCTCGGAGTGGCTGACACCCCTGGGCATCCGGGTGGTACTGCTGACCGGTTCCCAGAGCGCGCGGGAGCGTAACCAGGCGCTCGCCGCCATCGGCTCGGGGGAGGCACAGGTCGCGGTAGGTACCCACGCGCTCTTCCAGGACCAGGTGGTGTTCAGGCGGCTGGTGCTGACCATTGTCGATGAGCAGCATCGCTTTGGCGTGCACCAGCGCATGGCCCTGCGCGCCAAGGGCGAACTGCCTCACCAGCTGGTCATGACCGCCACCCCCATCCCCCGAACCCTGACCATGGCGCTCTATGCGGACATGGACGTTTCCGTGATCGACGAGCTGCCCAGCGGCCGCCGGCCGATCGAAACCCGGGTGCTGGCCGATGGCCGCCGTGATGAGGTGATCGCGCGCATGGCGGTACAGCTTGAACGGGGTGAACAGGCTTACTGGATCTGCCCGCTCATAGAGGAGTCCGACGAAGTGCCCGCCGCGTCGGTCGAAACCACCGCCGCCCATCTGATCGAAGCCCTGCCACGGATCCAGGTGGGCGTGCTCCATGGCCGGATGAAGGGTGAGGAAAAGGCGGCCATCATGGCCCGATTCAAGGCCGCCGACATCCAGCTGCTGGTGGCGACCACTGTGGTGGAGGTGGGGGTGGATGTCCCCAACGCCACCCTCATGGTCATCGAAAACCCGGAACGTCTGGGCCTGGCTCAGCTGCACCAGCTCCGGGGTCGGGTGGGTCGGGGCCGGGCTCAGTCCCACTGTGTGCTGCTCTACCACGGCCCGCTGAGCGAGGTCAGTCGCGCCAGACTCGAAGTCATCCGCAGCAGCCAGGATGGCTTTTACATCGCAGAGCAGGATCTGGTGCTGCGGGGTCCCGGCGACCTGATGGGCCTGCGCCAGACGGGCGAACAGCAGTTTCGTATCGCCGATCTGCGCGAACATGCCCACATGATCCCCGAGGCCGTCGCCCTCGGAGACCGGCTGCTCGCCGAAGACCCGGAGACCGTTACCCAGCTTCTGCGCATCTGGGCGCCCGCTGATACCGGACCCATCGGAGTATGA
- a CDS encoding amidohydrolase family protein has product MLTDLRIWDGERLLAADTLIITGSRIRAVCAKADLAGMPEVCAAAVIALPGCTALPGLIDAHVHMVLDPDDSSPPAADFLPDLAAMRTRAAAMVRAGITTARDLGGGAWRELILRDAIGRGEVPGPRLLCAGQPVTCPGGHCHFWGGAAANIAEARRVIDRQVQHGVDLIKVMATGGRFTRGSKPLDPQFDQQTLEAIVSAARDQGLPVAAHCHGTPGIDAAARAGVHSIEHCSWVGEGGWAADYQEAVARRMLERGVWVSPTINRGWQRMLQGSPTLPRMRHALQHMREMGIQIMASTDAGIPGVYHHELPEALAVLSAVAELSPELTLRSATADAAQGLGLGALTGRLAPGRAADVLVVDGDPLLDLAALTRPVAVWAAGRVARAPA; this is encoded by the coding sequence GTGCTCACCGATCTGCGGATCTGGGATGGCGAGCGCCTGCTGGCCGCAGACACCCTGATCATCACCGGCAGCCGGATCAGGGCGGTGTGCGCCAAAGCGGACCTGGCCGGCATGCCGGAGGTCTGTGCCGCAGCGGTCATCGCCCTGCCGGGGTGCACGGCGCTGCCGGGCCTGATCGACGCCCACGTGCACATGGTGCTCGACCCGGATGACAGTTCACCCCCCGCTGCCGACTTCCTGCCGGACCTTGCGGCGATGCGCACCAGAGCGGCGGCGATGGTGCGGGCGGGTATTACCACTGCCCGGGATCTGGGCGGGGGCGCCTGGCGGGAGCTGATCCTGCGGGATGCCATCGGTCGGGGTGAGGTCCCGGGACCCCGGCTGTTGTGCGCCGGCCAGCCGGTGACCTGTCCCGGGGGGCATTGTCACTTCTGGGGCGGAGCAGCGGCGAACATCGCCGAGGCGCGCAGGGTCATCGATCGTCAGGTCCAGCATGGGGTCGATCTGATCAAGGTCATGGCCACGGGCGGCAGATTCACCCGGGGTTCGAAACCTCTGGACCCCCAGTTCGATCAGCAGACCCTCGAAGCCATCGTGAGTGCGGCCAGGGACCAGGGTCTGCCCGTGGCCGCCCACTGCCACGGCACACCCGGCATCGATGCCGCCGCCCGGGCCGGCGTACACAGCATCGAACACTGCTCCTGGGTGGGCGAAGGCGGCTGGGCGGCCGACTACCAGGAAGCCGTGGCCCGGCGCATGCTGGAGCGGGGAGTGTGGGTGTCACCGACCATCAACCGGGGCTGGCAGCGGATGCTGCAAGGCAGTCCGACGCTGCCGCGCATGCGGCACGCCCTGCAGCATATGCGCGAAATGGGTATCCAGATCATGGCGTCCACGGACGCCGGCATACCCGGTGTCTATCATCATGAACTGCCCGAGGCTCTGGCCGTGCTCTCAGCAGTTGCCGAGCTGAGCCCGGAACTGACCCTGCGCAGCGCGACCGCAGATGCCGCACAGGGTCTCGGACTGGGTGCGCTGACCGGCCGACTTGCCCCCGGTCGGGCGGCGGACGTGCTGGTGGTGGACGGTGATCCCCTGCTCGATCTGGCCGCCCTCACCCGCCCGGTCGCCGTCTGGGCCGCCGGGCGTGTTGCGCGGGCGCCCGCCTAG
- a CDS encoding TRAP transporter large permease subunit, with amino-acid sequence MDAELIPLLLFAAVFAVLLLGYNVALTLAGVSLLFAFAGVALGSFNPTDFGFIPNRLFGVMTNPTMIAVPLFVFMGVMLEKTRIAERLLTQLTTAMMGLRGGLGLAVVIVGMLLAASTGIVGATVVTMGLMALPTMLRAGYDPRLATGVITATGTLGQIIPPSIALVLLGDVLSNAYQQAQLSQGVFAPKTVSVGDLFAGALLPGLLLVFFYLAYVLAVAFLRPAQAPAAAVAAVPGVAAPESAPELTGGATLHGTDPSVRRNHYWLLLRDLLAPLGLIVLVLGSILGGFATPTEAAGVGAAGASALALFGSGLDLTTLRDVCRSTLTTTAMVFFILIGASIFTLVFRGFGGDVLVHGWLVDLPGGMWGALGIVMLVIFLLGFMLDFIEITYVVVPIVGPALLAMGMDPVWLGVLIAVNLQTSFLTPPFGFALFYLRGAAPDSVRTLDIYRGAVPFIGLQLLLLALLFTWPSLATWLPGALYH; translated from the coding sequence ATGGACGCTGAGCTGATTCCCCTGCTGCTGTTCGCTGCGGTGTTTGCCGTGTTGTTACTCGGTTACAACGTTGCGCTCACTCTGGCAGGTGTGTCGCTGCTGTTTGCCTTCGCCGGAGTTGCGCTGGGCAGTTTCAATCCTACCGACTTCGGTTTCATTCCCAATCGCCTGTTCGGGGTGATGACCAACCCAACCATGATCGCGGTACCCCTGTTTGTATTCATGGGCGTGATGCTTGAAAAAACGCGTATCGCCGAGCGCCTTCTCACCCAGCTGACCACGGCAATGATGGGCCTGCGTGGCGGTCTCGGACTTGCGGTAGTGATCGTCGGCATGCTCCTCGCGGCGAGCACGGGCATCGTCGGCGCTACTGTGGTGACCATGGGTCTGATGGCGTTGCCGACCATGTTACGCGCCGGATACGACCCCCGGCTTGCCACCGGGGTGATCACGGCCACCGGGACGCTCGGCCAGATCATTCCGCCTTCCATCGCACTGGTCCTGCTCGGTGACGTGTTATCCAACGCCTATCAGCAGGCGCAGCTTAGCCAGGGTGTCTTCGCGCCGAAGACGGTGTCCGTCGGCGATCTGTTTGCCGGCGCGCTGCTGCCCGGACTGCTGCTGGTGTTCTTCTACCTTGCCTACGTGCTTGCCGTCGCCTTTCTCAGACCCGCACAAGCACCAGCGGCGGCGGTTGCCGCGGTGCCTGGCGTTGCCGCACCTGAATCAGCACCGGAGCTCACGGGAGGCGCAACCCTCCACGGCACAGATCCGTCTGTCAGGCGCAACCACTACTGGCTGCTGCTGCGCGACCTGCTTGCACCGCTGGGACTGATCGTGCTGGTACTCGGTTCCATACTCGGCGGCTTCGCAACGCCAACCGAGGCCGCAGGTGTTGGCGCTGCCGGCGCAAGTGCACTCGCACTGTTCGGCTCCGGTCTGGACCTCACCACCCTGAGGGACGTCTGCCGCTCCACGCTCACCACCACAGCCATGGTGTTCTTCATCCTGATCGGCGCATCGATTTTCACCCTGGTGTTCCGCGGCTTCGGCGGCGATGTGCTCGTGCACGGCTGGCTGGTGGATCTGCCCGGCGGCATGTGGGGCGCGCTGGGAATCGTCATGCTGGTCATCTTTCTGCTGGGCTTCATGCTCGACTTCATTGAGATCACCTATGTGGTGGTGCCCATCGTCGGGCCCGCGCTGCTCGCCATGGGTATGGATCCGGTCTGGCTCGGCGTGCTCATTGCCGTGAATCTGCAGACCTCCTTCCTCACTCCACCCTTCGGTTTTGCGCTCTTCTATCTTCGCGGGGCGGCCCCGGACTCGGTCAGAACTCTGGACATCTATCGCGGCGCTGTCCCCTTCATAGGCCTGCAGCTGTTACTGCTGGCGCTCCTGTTCACCTGGCCGAGTCTGGCTACCTGGCTGCCGGGAGCCCTCTATCACTGA